The Elaeis guineensis isolate ETL-2024a chromosome 3, EG11, whole genome shotgun sequence region TCACAAAATCTCATTTTTGTCCGTGAAAGGTTGACGTGGCAACAGCTTAGAAACACTCCTTGATTGGGACCCACAATACCGTAACGTAGAGCCAATCACGTGTTCCGCTCTCTTTGATCTCCTGCCATGCACGTGAGCCAGTCTCCACGCGACTCGTCACTCCCCAGCCATGGCGGCCGCCCCTCTCACCCTCCCGACCCAATGCCTTCCACCCTTATCCTTCCGGCCGCCTCGGAAAAAGACCACAATACCCCTCTTAGCCTTCGCCACCGCGTGCAGGGCGCGAGCTCCATACCCGCTGAAGGAGGGGCAGTCTCGACTTTTCCACCGGCTGCCCTCCGGCCTCAACATGGAAGTCATCTTCCAGAAGGGCCTTTCATCGTcgtcggcggcggcggcggcggcggcggcggaggaggcGGAGAAAGGATGCCGCCCTCCACCTTTGGTGTTCGTCCATGGGAGCTTCCACGCGGCCTGGTGCTGGGCCGAGCACTGGCTCCCCTTCTTCTCCCGCGCCGGCTTCGACTGCTACGCCCTCAGCCTCTTGGGCCAGGTCTAACATCGTTTGATCCCTTGTatcatttatttattcatttttcGGCTATGCGTATAATTTGGATGCAAAGGTGATACCGTCGTCGATATTTGCCCGTTAAATGCTCGAGGAATTTACTGCTTGTCTGAGAAAAGGAAAGTGGCGAGACTTAGGCTGACAATGTAGGGTAATCGGGAGGGTCAGGTTGGATAACTTGTTTGTGGTTTATGTGAGTAGTGGTTCCTTCTGTACTACTCCGTTATGAAATGATTTTAGGATTTATCTTTcagaaatatgaaaaattttgggAGGAAATGGGTGGATTTCATAATGAGATTCCGTTCTGGATTGGGTAGAGGAGAATCGTTTCTGTAAATGGGTGTGGGGAGATGAGGTGGTCTGTAACTTGGTGCGTAGCTAAAGATATGAGATCACTGTGTAAGTTAAGAAGTAATAATGGGGCATGAATTTTGTCACCACTTGATGCATATATAAGAAATCGATGTACATTTAATTTTAAAATGTCATTAGATTTTATATTAGTATGGAGACCCTGAATTTAGATGGTCTACCTTGTAGTTTTCTCAGTTTGTTTGGTGAGATCAGGGTTTCAAACCAACCAGTAGAATGATAATTtaaaacatgcatgcatgcacacatgCACATCGAGTTTTCTAGAATTCTACTGATCGGAGGAATTAAAGTGAATTGGTTTTTAAAAGTTTTTCTCTGATCTGTTGGACCTCTTTTAGCATATACTTACATAATTACTTGCATATTCTATTATCAGTTTTATTTAGTTATACTGAGATACTGctttaattatttcttcaaataacatGCATTTATAACTTAATATTCATGATGAGTTACCACACTGTTTGATTATCATCAGTCGGTATTGAGCAGCATCCTCTGATTAGTGTATGTAAATATCTAGTTTGTACTGTTAAATACCATACTTTTCTGTGTTGTCAGGGTGAAAGTGATGTTCCTACAGGAGCAGTAGCAGGCACTCTCCAGGTATTTGAGCAGATCTTTTGTTTATCAGAGTAACTCCTACTGGTTTTAGCTGGAAGGTTTTGTAGGTGTCCTGTTTGGTACTTCAATCTTATCAAAGTATAAAAACATCTACAGTAGACACATACAAGTGATATAGCTGATTTCATCCGAAAAGAGGTCAGCATGCCACCTATTTTGATTGGACATTCATTTGGAGGACTCATTGTTCAGTCTTACATTTCAAAGATGATGGATCAGTTTTCCTCCAGTCAAACATCTTCTGATGGTTGGTGCACAGTTCACACTTAACTATATTTCTCTTTTATTCCCCTGACTTTCATTTTCAATTCTTTAAGCTATCCTTTTCAAATTCTTA contains the following coding sequences:
- the LOC105041230 gene encoding uncharacterized protein isoform X1, with translation MAAAPLTLPTQCLPPLSFRPPRKKTTIPLLAFATACRARAPYPLKEGQSRLFHRLPSGLNMEVIFQKGLSSSSAAAAAAAAEEAEKGCRPPPLVFVHGSFHAAWCWAEHWLPFFSRAGFDCYALSLLGQGESDVPTGAVAGTLQTHTSDIADFIRKEVSMPPILIGHSFGGLIVQSYISKMMDQFSSSQTSSDERNACHPLLAGAVLVCSVPPSGNSGLVWRYLMFKPIAAIKVTLSLAAKAFANSLPLCRETFFSSTMEDQLVLRYQELMKESSKLPLFDLKKLNASLPVPSVSKDSIQLLIMGSSDDFIVSIHWWFYIMDAEGLYETAKFYDVQPFCVEGVAHDMMLDSSWEKGAEIILSWLKNLHYEQIL
- the LOC105041230 gene encoding pFDCC methylesterase MES16 isoform X2, with protein sequence MAAAPLTLPTQCLPPLSFRPPRKKTTIPLLAFATACRARAPYPLKEGQSRLFHRLPSGLNMEVIFQKGLSSSSAAAAAAAAEEAEKGCRPPPLVFVHGSFHAAWCWAEHWLPFFSRAGFDCYALSLLGQGESDVPTGAVAGTLQTHTSDIADFIRKEVSMPPILIGHSFGGLIVQSYISKMMDQFSSSQTSSDERNACHPLLAGAVLVCSVPPSGNSGLVWRYLMFKPIAAIKVTLSLAAKAFANSLPLCRETFFSSTMEDQLVLRYQELMKESSKLPLFDLKKLNASLPVPSVSKDSIQLLIMGSSDDFIVDAEGLYETAKFYDVQPFCVEGVAHDMMLDSSWEKGAEIILSWLKNLHYEQIL
- the LOC105041230 gene encoding uncharacterized protein isoform X3; amino-acid sequence: MAAAPLTLPTQCLPPLSFRPPRKKTTIPLLAFATACRARAPYPLKEGQSRLFHRLPSGLNMEVIFQKGLSSSSAAAAAAAAEEAEKGCRPPPLVFVHGSFHAAWCWAEHWLPFFSRAGFDCYALSLLGQGESDVPTGAVAGTLQTHTSDIADFIRKEVSMPPILIGHSFGGLIVQSYISKMMDQFSSSQTSSDERNACHPLLAGAVLVCSVPPSGNSGLVWRYLMFKPIAAIKVTLSLAAKAFANSLPLCRETFFSSTMEDQLVLSHPTYNLHLQGTARNKHKEHLIILPSLYSLRGAKKGHVSFET